GGAGATGTCGACGCGTTCGGTTGCGGCGCTACCCGACAACGTGATCTGCGGATAGAGGTTCGCAGTCGCCACGCCGATGTTCGCGCTCGCCTGATGCAGCAGGGCCTCCGACGCGCGGATGTCTGGGCGCTGCTGTGCGAGTGTCGAGGGCAGCGTCAAGGGCACGTCGGTCGGCAGAACGAGCGTGTCGAGATCGAGCGTGGCAGGGGCGCCTCGCGCGGTGAGTTCGGCGGGCGCCCGGCCAACATAGACGGCCAGCTGGTGATCGGTCTGCGCCAGTTGCGTACGCAGCGGCGGCAGCAGCGCACGCGTTTGCTGAACCTGCGTGCGCTGGCTCAGCAAATCCACCTGGGAAACGCCCCCTGCCTGATAGCGGCGGCCGGTGATATCGAGTTGTTTCGTCTGAATCTCGAGCAGCGTTTCGGTGAGCGCGATCTGTCTGGCAAGCGACGCGCGCCGTATCGCCGAGGTCACCACGTTGCCGGCGAGCGTGAGGCGTGCGGCTTCGAGCTCGTATTGCTGGTAGTCGACCTGTGCCGCGACCGCCTCGAGGGCACGGCGATTCCCGCCGAAGAGATCCAGCGTATAGGACACGCTGACCTTCGCGCTATATAGCGTGAACGGTGCAATGGACTGGCCTCGGGCCAGATCGCCGATGCCGAGCGCCTCAGGATCGATTTTCTCGCGCGTGGTGGACAGACTCGCATCGACCTGCGGCCACTCGGTGGCACCGGACTGCGCGATGTAGTCCTCTTGCGCCTGATGCAGCTTCGCGCGGGCCT
The DNA window shown above is from Paraburkholderia sp. BL10I2N1 and carries:
- a CDS encoding efflux transporter outer membrane subunit produces the protein MRHALVSASRTRPVAASVLLAVVVAALCACTVGPDFRTPDVTSVTTYTANPQPSTTEASAGPAGAAQHFVPADLPGDGWWRAFGSAALDALVQQALNDSPTLAQARAKLHQAQEDYIAQSGATEWPQVDASLSTTREKIDPEALGIGDLARGQSIAPFTLYSAKVSVSYTLDLFGGNRRALEAVAAQVDYQQYELEAARLTLAGNVVTSAIRRASLARQIALTETLLEIQTKQLDITGRRYQAGGVSQVDLLSQRTQVQQTRALLPPLRTQLAQTDHQLAVYVGRAPAELTARGAPATLDLDTLVLPTDVPLTLPSTLAQQRPDIRASEALLHQASANIGVATANLYPQITLSGSAATERVDISDLLKGFNVWSLGAGLTQPLFHGGELHARKRSSEAAYEAALGTYRQTVLQALQQVADALRALDQDAIALQALDEAQRTARRSADIAGERYAAGGVSQLTLLDTQRQELQTSLDRVKAAAQRYADTAALYQALGARP